A section of the Harmonia axyridis chromosome 2, icHarAxyr1.1, whole genome shotgun sequence genome encodes:
- the LOC123674237 gene encoding uncharacterized protein LOC123674237 isoform X2 yields the protein MASRKLLHIFLLTIIFYTIKGDRLDDMSWQPGDIIKCKLSGAAGFFGFKHYMIGGDKPNHVISVFNDGANGVISDIHHIYFTSGINRDKCENYGKGSLSREETIKRAQRMVGTTFTYDLYRCNCQHFTNYWANGSSGKWYNNQSLQTSAHFCPV from the exons ATGGCTTCAAGAAAGCTGCTACATATTTTTCTTCTCACGATCATATTTTATACAATCAAAGGTGATAGACTTGATGATATGAGTTGGCAACCTGGTGATATTATCAAATGCAAATTATCTGGTGCTGCAGGTTTTTTTGGTTTCAAACATTACATGATAGGGGGTGATAAACCAAACCATGTGATATCTGTTTTCAATGATGGAG CTAATGGCGTGATCTCCGACATACATCACATTTACTTCACATCTGGCATTAACAGAGATAAATGCGAGAACTATGGAAAAGGATCACTATCTAGGGAAGAGACGATAAAAAGAGCTCAAAGAATGGTAGGAACAACTTTCACATATGATTTGTACCGTTGTAATTGTCAACATTTTACAAATTATTGGGCCAATGGCTCATCTGGAAAATGGTATAACAATCAATCACTCCAAACTTCAGCTCACTTTTGTCCAGTATAA
- the LOC123674237 gene encoding uncharacterized protein LOC123674237 isoform X1: protein MASRKLLHIFLLTIIFYTIKGDRLDDMSWQPGDIIKCKLSGAAGFFGFKHYMIGGDKPNHVISVFNDGGTISNGVISDIHHIYFTSGINRDKCENYGKGSLSREETIKRAQRMVGTTFTYDLYRCNCQHFTNYWANGSSGKWYNNQSLQTSAHFCPV, encoded by the exons ATGGCTTCAAGAAAGCTGCTACATATTTTTCTTCTCACGATCATATTTTATACAATCAAAGGTGATAGACTTGATGATATGAGTTGGCAACCTGGTGATATTATCAAATGCAAATTATCTGGTGCTGCAGGTTTTTTTGGTTTCAAACATTACATGATAGGGGGTGATAAACCAAACCATGTGATATCTGTTTTCAATGATGGAGGTACAATAT CTAATGGCGTGATCTCCGACATACATCACATTTACTTCACATCTGGCATTAACAGAGATAAATGCGAGAACTATGGAAAAGGATCACTATCTAGGGAAGAGACGATAAAAAGAGCTCAAAGAATGGTAGGAACAACTTTCACATATGATTTGTACCGTTGTAATTGTCAACATTTTACAAATTATTGGGCCAATGGCTCATCTGGAAAATGGTATAACAATCAATCACTCCAAACTTCAGCTCACTTTTGTCCAGTATAA